Proteins encoded together in one Impatiens glandulifera chromosome 1, dImpGla2.1, whole genome shotgun sequence window:
- the LOC124922343 gene encoding leucine-rich repeat receptor-like serine/threonine-protein kinase BAM3: MSTFFIIFIFILISSSSSNSHHLSLKTQASILLSLKQEFKIPNSSLETWNSSNSNSICSSWVGVKCNPNNNSIISIDISNQNISGTLSPIITSLTSLINLSVSGNTLSGEIPFGIHNLSSLRFLNISNNNFSGSLNWDFSQLPELEVLDAYNNGFTGMLPVNVTHLKNLKHLDFGGNYLSGFIPPSYGCLAPGLNFLSLTGNDLEGFIPGELGNLTNLEKLFLGYYNKFSGGIPTELGNLTNLIHLDLSSCELSGSVPAELGNLKKMDTLFLQMNQLSGFIPPQLGNLTSLKYLDLSKNVLTGEIPPEFSGLEKLTLLNLFINQLHGEIPAAIAELPRLEVVNIWQTNITGSIPSNLGHSGNLRELDLSKNRLTGVVPESLCSGKRLRILILFNNFLFGPLPDDLGNCRSLERVRLGQNYLSGSIPKGFLYLPELSLMELQDNYITGGFNKEEDQIPPSKLGLLNLSNNRLSGSLPTSIGNFSSLKNLLLSENRLSGILPSEIGRLTNILKIDISRNNLSGGIPPEIGNCVCLTYLDLSQNHLSGPIPSQIEKIRILNYLNISWNNLNQSLPKEIGTMKSLASADFSHNNFSGEIPQTGQFYLFNSTSYLGNPFLCGSSSSSCNFDLNDHNSNPNQKPRILAKYKLLFVLGLVLSSLIFSFLAIFKVQQVRKKPNPWKLTAFQKLSFRTDDILECLKEENIVGRGGAGVVYRGTMPNGEQVAVKKLLGINNDNGFSAEIQTLGKIRHRNIVRLLAYCSNNETNLLVYEYMVNGSLGEALHGKGQGEYLSWDLRLKIAIESSKGLCYLHDYCSPMIVHRDVKSNNILLNSDYEAHIADFGLARYLREGGSGTHTSECMSAIAGSYGYIAPEYAYTLKVDEKSDVYSFGVVLLELLTGRKPVGEFGEGWDIVQWAKRNKEEVEKVLDEKMVKKKEVVEEAKQVFFVGLLCVQEESVERPNMREVVQMLAQAKQSSSFQLQ, encoded by the coding sequence ATGTCTactttcttcatcatcttcatcttcatcctcatatcatcatcttcttcaaactCTCATCATCTCTCTCTCAAAACCCAAGCTTCAATCCTACTTTCTCTCAAACAAGAATTCAAAATTCCCAATTCATCTTTAGAAACCTGGAACAGTTCCAATTCCAACTCCATCTGCTCATCTTGGGTCGGCGTTAAATGCAATCCCAACAACAATTCAATCATCTCCATCGACATCTCCAATCAAAATATCTCAGGCACTCTCTCTCCTATCATCACCTCTTTAACATCTCTCATTAATCTCTCTGTTTCTGGAAATACCCTCTCCGGCGAAATCCCTTTCGGTATTCATAACCTATCATCTCTCAGATTCCTCAACATATCTAATAACAATTTCTCTGGAAGTTTGAATTGGGATTTCTCTCAATTGCCGGAGCTTGAAGTTCTTGATGCCTATAACAATGGGTTCACCGGCATGCTGCCGGTGAACGTCACCCATCTTAAGAATCTCAAGCATCTGGATTTTGGTGGGAATTATTTGTCGGGTTTTATACCTCCGAGTTATGGATGCTTGGCGCCGGGTTTGAATTTTTTGTCTTTAACCGGAAACGATCTTGAAGGATTCATACCTGGCGAGCTTGGGAATCTTACTAACTTGGAGAAGCTTTTTCTGGGTTATTATAATAAGTTCTCCGGTGGGATTCCGACGGAATTGGGAAATCTAACAAATTTGATTCACTTAGACCTCTCTAGCTGTGAACTCAGTGGTTCAGTTCCGGCTGAATTAGGTAATCTGAAGAAGATGGATACTCTGTTTCTACAAATGAATCAGCTCAGTGGGTTTATTCCTCCTCAGTTGGGGAATCTAACAAGCTTGAAATATCTCGACCTTTCAAAAAACGTATTGACAGGGGAAATCCCACCTGAGTTTTCAGGTCTGGAGAAACTCACCTTATTGAACCTGTTCATCAACCAGCTTCACGGCGAGATTCCGGCGGCCATTGCTGAACTTCCAAGGTTAGAAGTGGTTAATATATGGCAGACCAATATAACTGGATCCATCCCTTCAAATCTGGGACACAGTGGTAATCTTAGAGAACTCGACCTTTCTAAAAATAGACTCACCGGAGTAGTGCCGGAATCTCTCTGTTCCGGCAAGAGGTTGAGAATCTTGATCCTGTTTAACAATTTCCTCTTTGGACCTCTGCCGGACGATTTGGGGAATTGCAGAAGTCTTGAAAGAGTTAGGCTGGGGCAGAATTATCTAAGTGGGTCGATACCAAAAGGGTTTCTTTACTTGCCCGAGCTCTCTCTAATGGAGTTGCAAGACAATTACATAACGGGAGGTTTCAACAAAGAAGAAGATCAAATCCCGCCGTCAAAGCTTGGTCTTCTCAATCTTTCGAATAACCGTTTGTCGGGTTCTCTTCCAACTTCAATTGGAAACTTCTCAAGCTTGAAAAATCTTCTTTTGAGTGAAAACCGGTTATCTGGAATCCTTCCATCTGAAATAGGAAGGCTAACGAACATCTTGAAGATAGATATAAGCCGGAATAATTTATCCGGCGGAATCCCACCGGAGATCGGCAACTGCGTCTGTCTAACATATCTAGATTTGAGTCAAAATCATCTTTCTGGTCCGATTCCATCTCAAATAGAGAAAATTCGAATACTGAATTATTTAAACATCTCGTGGAATAATTTGAACCAGAGCCTTCCAAAGGAAATCGGGACGATGAAGAGCTTGGCCTCTGCAGATTTCTCTCATAACAACTTCTCTGGAGAAATACCACAAACAGGGCAATTTTATCTCTTCAATTCCACTTCATATTTAGGCAACCCTTTTCTATgtggatcatcatcatcatcgtgcAACTTTGATCTGAACGATCACAATTCCAATCCCAATCAGAAACCCAGAATCCTTgcaaaatacaaattattatttgtacttGGACTCGTACTCTCTTCATTGATCTTCTCCTTCCTGGCAATCTTCAAAGTACAACAAGTAAGGAAGAAGCCAAATCCATGGAAGTTAACCGCTTTTCAAAAACTATCTTTCCGAACAGATGACATCCTCGAATGTCTAAAAGAAGAAAACATAGTTGGAAGAGGAGGAGCAGGAGTTGTTTACCGAGGAACAATGCCAAATGGTGAACAAGTAGCGGTTAAAAAGTTGTTAGGAATCAACAACGACAATGGTTTCTCTGCCGAAATACAAACTCTCGGGAAAATCCGACATAGGAACATTGTACGTTTGCTCGCGTATTGTTCTAACAATGAAACGAATCTACTCGTTTACGAGTACATGGTAAACGGTAGTCTTGGGGAAGCCCTTCACGGGAAAGGCCAAGGAGAGTATTTGAGTTGGGATCTTCGGTTGAAGATAGCAATTGAATCTTCAAAAGGGTTGTGTTATCTCCACGACTATTGCTCGCCAATGATAGTTCATCGAGATGTTAAGTCGAACAACATATTGTTGAACTCTGATTACGAGGCTCATATTGCTGACTTCGGATTGGCCAGGTATCTTCGAGAGGGCGGGAGTGGGACTCACACTTCCGAGTGCATGAGCGCGATCGCGGGCTCATATGGTTACATAGCTCCGGAGTATGCCTACACTTTGAAAGTTGATGAGAAGAGCGATGTTTATAGTTTTGGAGTTGTTCTGTTAGAACTGCTAACGGGGCGAAAGCCGGTTGGGGAGTTTGGAGAAGGGTGGGATATCGTGCAATGGGCGAAGAGGAATAAGGAGGAGGTTGAGAAGGTATTGGATGAGAAGATGGTGAAAAAGAAGGAGGTGGTTGAGGAAGCTAAGCAAGTGTTCTTTGTAGGGTTGTTATGTGTGCAAGAAGAGAGTGTGGAGAGACCAAACATGAGAGAAGTGGTTCAAATGTTGGCACAAGCTAAACAATCCAGTTCATTTCAACTTCAATGA